GCTGGCCATCGCCTTGGGCTTCGTGCTGAGCGCTTCCGATCCGGAGCGGGACGCTGCGCGCCAGCGCAAGGCCGCTCGCGCGCGCAAGGAGCAGCTGCTCGAGCAGGTCGAGCGTCTAGGCGAGCAGCGCGAACGCAACGAAATCGGCCCGGAGTACTTCCGCCGCCAGCTGCGATCGCTGCTCGAGACGCTGACGGCGTTGCTCCACCAAGAGCAGCGCCACAAGGAGCGCAGCCATCGCTCCGGAGCCCAGCGTTCTTCGTCCTAGGGGCTTCCCTCATGTAGCTAGTGTTCGGCGCTGGCCTCTTCGGCTTCCACGTTGATGTTGATGCTTGCGCTCCACTTGGGGCCGTACGAACGGTGCAGGCCGTCTGCGAACTGCATGGTGAGCTTGTGCTTGCCCGGGGCGAGATTCAGGATCGTTTCGGTCTGCCCTTTGCCGAAGTGCAGATGCGTTGCGTCGTTCGGAATGACCTGCCCCACGGGGAAGCTGTCGCCTCCTACGATGATATGGTGGTGACCGGTGGCCGCTGCTGGCTCGCCCGCAGGCTGCACCTTCATTCCCTCGACCGCCATCTTTGCAGGGACCGCCACCTTGCCCTCGGTCAGCTTGCCGCGCACGCTCGCCCCGTCCTTGGGCTCGACGAAATGAACCTGTCCCTCGATCCGCTCGGCTTCCTTGGCCGGATCGAAGTCCCTCGCGGTCGGGGCGGCCGCGGCCGCCGGCTCGTTCGCAGGCTGCTGGGGTGATGGCGCGTGCTGCTTGTCCGTGCCCTCATGCGGCGCGTGCTCATCTTTGGTGCACGCCGCGAAGGCCAGGGAAGCTGCACACAGAGCGATCACCATGCTGGGAGCAACGCTGAAATGGCGGTCTTCCCGGGGATTGCAGCCGCCCAGAGTGCTGAACTCGAGCCTGGTACCACGGATCACAAGTTCGGTCCGGGTTCCGGAACCGGCCCCAAGAGTGGCGAGGCCCGGCTCCGGAATCCGGATCGGCAACCGGTGCATCCGTGGACTTCTTGTAGGCACAACAGCCCAGGAATTCGGATCGAATTCCCGGGCCGTTGTACTAGGGCCACGGGGTCTTGAGCTTGTCATCCTTGAACGCTCCTTGCGAGGTACCGGCCCAGAGTCTCGCAGGTTTGGGAGCCCAGGCCAAGCCAGGGCTTAACCCACGAACGTATGGTCGAGCGCGCCGTTGCGGCGCAGCGCTTCGTAGACCACGATCGCGACCGCATTGGCGAGGTTGAGGCTGCGCACGGCGCCGCTGGTGGGCAAGCCCCACACATGCTGTCGATGGGCTCGGAGCAGGCTTCGAGGCAAGCCGGTCGATTCCCTGCCGAACACCAACGCATCGCCTGCACGCAGGTCCGCCAAGAGGTAGCTCTGCTCGGCGTTCGAGCTGAACAGGTGCAGGCGCGGGCCGGGATTGCGCTGGCGGAATTGCTCGAAGCTGTGGTGCACCTCGAGCTCGACCAGGTGCCAGTAGTCGAGGCCCGCCCTGCGCAGCGCTCGCTCGTCGATGCGGAAACCGAGCGGCTCGATCAGGTGCAGGCGCGAGCACGTGGCCGCGCAGATGCGCGCGACCGAGCCGGTGTTGGGAGGGATTTCCGGCTCCATCAGCACGACGTGCAGGGGAGGTTCAAGGGGCCTGCAGCGCAGTTTCGGAGTGTCGGGCATGCGTGCTACGGTCTGGCGTGCTTATTGCTCGTCGGCGTTGCCACGTCCAGCGGATGGGCGCCTGTGCGGTTGCGTTGGGTGCGATTGCGTTGGGGCTGACGTGGCTACCCCATCCCGCCCGTGCGGGCGAGAGGGGTCTTGCGCTGCATCGGTTTCGCATTGCGGCGGGGCAGCCGGGCTGCGGCGTCTCCGTGGATCCCGGTGGCGGGCCCCGCTACTGTGCGGATCAACCACGGTTTCGCAGGCTTGCAACCCAACTGGGGTTCACGGCGGCCTGGCCGCTACAGACTCCGGCGCGTGGCATCGGGTACGGCGGCTTCGACGCTGGGGCCACGATCTCGCTGACCGCGCTGGACGCTCGAGCGGACTACTGGAAGCTGGCAACGCAAGACGCAGGGAGCGGTGCTGCGGCGGGCAACCCGTCGCCGCCTGCAGCGCTCGTGTGGTTGCGAGCGGAGGCTCGCAAGGGCCTCCCCTACGGTCTGGAGCTGGCCGGGGCGCTGTCCCGGCGTTGGGGCTCTGGCCTGTGGCTGGTGGGCGCGGCGCTCAAGTGCACGCCTTTCGAGGGCTTTCACTCGGGGTTGGGACAATTGCCCGACTTGGCCCTGCTCGTATGGACGCAGGCGCTGGTCGGCTCGCCCGTGATCGGCGCGAGCGTGCACGGGCTCGATGCCGTGATCTCGAAGCCCCTTGCGATCTGGAACGTGGCAAGCCTTTCGCCCTATGTTTCGTTGGGCCCGCTATGGATCAGGACTCCCGAGACGCTGGTCGACCTCACGCCGGATACCGACGCTTGGGCCAGCTGCGTTCCGTTGCCAGCCCAGTTTCCGGGTGCCCCCCCGAACTGCATTGCCGATGGAAGCGATCACAGCAACCTACAGCGCTTCGCTGGTTTCACGGCCGCCCGCTGGCGCACCGCCATCGGCATACACGCTCGGTACCGCATGCTCACCGGGTCGGGCGCCGTTCAGTGGGATCTACGCCAACCCAGTGCCGACGCCGACGTACCCCCCGGCGTATCCCGGCAGTGGTCCGCGGGGCTTGCTCTAGGACTACGCTACTAGTACCGCTTGCCAGGGATTATGATGGATTCCCGCCGGCTCTGACGGCCGCTGGCGGTGTTGCACCTCCTCGAATATGCGCTGCACAGCATCGAAATGAACCGCAGTCATCGTCGGTGCGCCTTGCCAGCGACCGACA
The DNA window shown above is from Pseudomonadota bacterium and carries:
- a CDS encoding DUF4399 domain-containing protein — protein: MIRGTRLEFSTLGGCNPREDRHFSVAPSMVIALCAASLAFAACTKDEHAPHEGTDKQHAPSPQQPANEPAAAAAPTARDFDPAKEAERIEGQVHFVEPKDGASVRGKLTEGKVAVPAKMAVEGMKVQPAGEPAAATGHHHIIVGGDSFPVGQVIPNDATHLHFGKGQTETILNLAPGKHKLTMQFADGLHRSYGPKWSASININVEAEEASAEH
- a CDS encoding tRNA (cytidine(34)-2'-O)-methyltransferase: MPDTPKLRCRPLEPPLHVVLMEPEIPPNTGSVARICAATCSRLHLIEPLGFRIDERALRRAGLDYWHLVELEVHHSFEQFRQRNPGPRLHLFSSNAEQSYLLADLRAGDALVFGRESTGLPRSLLRAHRQHVWGLPTSGAVRSLNLANAVAIVVYEALRRNGALDHTFVG